In a genomic window of Nocardia fluminea:
- the dapA gene encoding 4-hydroxy-tetrahydrodipicolinate synthase, with the protein MTNGESTPTELRASGTVGVAMVTPFSAAGKLDVDAGVALAAHLVDRGVDLLIISGTTGESPTTTETEKHDLLRAVVDGVGDRATVVAGAGTYDTAHSIELARAAENAGAHGLLVVTPYYSRPTQEGLIAHFTAVADATALPITLYDIPPRSVVPIAIDTIRRLAEHPNIVAVKDAKGDLVSGADLIATTDLDFYSGDDGLNLPWLSVGAVGFISVIGHLVPERLREIHHAYTTGDVARAREINATLLPLYAAMTRLGGVAMCKGGLRLLGIDVGEPRLPQLMPTQVQLEELALDLQAAGVSA; encoded by the coding sequence ATGACGAACGGTGAATCGACGCCAACGGAGCTGCGCGCGTCCGGCACGGTAGGTGTCGCGATGGTGACCCCCTTCAGCGCTGCGGGCAAGCTCGACGTCGATGCCGGTGTCGCACTGGCGGCACACCTGGTCGACCGTGGGGTCGACCTGCTGATCATCTCGGGTACCACCGGCGAATCGCCGACCACGACCGAAACCGAGAAGCACGATCTGCTGCGGGCGGTCGTCGACGGCGTCGGCGACCGGGCCACCGTGGTCGCGGGCGCGGGTACCTACGACACCGCGCACTCCATCGAACTGGCGCGGGCCGCGGAGAACGCGGGCGCGCACGGACTGCTCGTGGTGACCCCGTATTACTCGCGGCCCACCCAGGAGGGCCTGATCGCGCATTTCACCGCGGTCGCCGACGCCACCGCGCTGCCGATCACGCTCTACGACATTCCACCGAGGTCGGTGGTGCCTATCGCCATCGACACGATCCGGCGCCTTGCCGAGCATCCCAACATCGTCGCGGTGAAGGATGCCAAGGGCGATCTCGTCTCCGGAGCCGATCTCATCGCGACCACCGATCTGGATTTCTACTCCGGTGACGACGGATTGAATCTCCCCTGGCTCTCGGTCGGTGCGGTCGGATTCATCAGCGTCATCGGACACCTCGTGCCGGAGCGACTGCGCGAGATCCACCACGCCTACACCACCGGTGACGTGGCCAGGGCGCGAGAGATCAACGCGACACTACTGCCGCTGTACGCGGCCATGACCCGCCTGGGAGGTGTGGCGATGTGTAAGGGAGGACTCCGATTGCTCGGCATCGACGTAGGTGAGCCCCGATTGCCCCAGCTGATGCCGACGCAGGTACAGCTCGAGGAACTGGCGCTGGACCTGCAGGCCGCGGGGGTGTCGGCATGA
- a CDS encoding RNase J family beta-CASP ribonuclease produces MTEPVARKPRRRAASRAAGAPEPTPVESVQAPVKKAVAPEEAPAAASVAKEPAIAEPIAEITAAANLAGSAEVGTDLLSVAEEQVTAKKTAPRRARTKPATETKAKQAEAKTKPAAEQSRGGGRGRQGGGRGRGSAPVAEPREKAAHDKLGPPPKLVKNGLRLFALGGIGEIGRNMTVFEYGGKLLIVDCGVLFPEDQQPGVDLILPDFGPIENRMADVEAIVLTHGHEDHIGAVPFLLRLRQDIPVIGAKFTLALVAAKAREHRLQPKLREVAEGETTVHGPFELEYFAVNHSIPDALAVAIRTGAGVVLHTGDIKLDQLPLDGRLTDLAGFSRLGDEGVDLFLVDSTNAEVPGFVTPEREIGGVLDNVIGKATNRVIVASFASHVHRIQQVVDVAQKYNRKVCFVGRSMVRNMEIAQDLGYLTVPDNVVVTLDQAANLPGNRLVLISTGSQGEPLSALSRMARGEHRQINIRADDLVVLASSLIPGNENSVFAVVNGLARLGATVITQQNAKVHVSGHASAGELLYLYNAVRPTNAMPVHGEWRHLRANAALAVATGVPEERVMLAEDGVVVDLVDGIASIVGRVPVGHVYVDGLSVGDVGESTLSDRLVLGEGGFISITIVIDSTTGKAVSTPELNGRGFSDDRTALDGANELVEAELLRLAGEGITDTHRIAQGVRRVVGRWVADVYRRRPMIVPTVVAV; encoded by the coding sequence ATGACCGAACCCGTAGCCCGTAAGCCCCGTCGCCGTGCGGCATCACGTGCCGCGGGCGCGCCGGAGCCGACACCTGTGGAGAGTGTGCAGGCCCCGGTGAAGAAGGCGGTCGCGCCCGAGGAAGCCCCCGCGGCAGCCTCCGTGGCGAAGGAACCGGCGATCGCCGAACCGATCGCCGAGATCACCGCGGCGGCGAACCTGGCCGGTAGCGCCGAAGTGGGCACCGATCTGCTCAGCGTCGCCGAAGAACAGGTGACCGCGAAGAAGACCGCGCCGCGGCGCGCGAGGACCAAGCCGGCCACCGAAACCAAGGCCAAGCAGGCCGAGGCCAAGACCAAGCCCGCCGCCGAGCAGTCGCGCGGTGGCGGTCGGGGCAGGCAGGGCGGCGGCCGTGGACGAGGTTCGGCGCCGGTCGCCGAGCCGCGTGAGAAGGCCGCCCACGACAAGCTGGGCCCGCCGCCGAAGCTGGTGAAGAACGGCCTGCGCCTGTTCGCACTCGGTGGCATCGGCGAAATCGGCCGCAACATGACCGTGTTCGAATACGGCGGCAAGCTGCTGATCGTCGACTGCGGTGTGCTGTTCCCCGAGGACCAGCAGCCGGGCGTCGACCTGATCCTGCCGGACTTCGGCCCCATCGAAAACCGGATGGCCGACGTCGAGGCCATCGTGCTCACCCACGGCCACGAGGACCACATCGGTGCCGTGCCGTTCCTGCTGCGTCTGCGCCAGGACATCCCGGTGATCGGCGCGAAGTTCACCCTCGCGCTGGTCGCGGCCAAGGCTCGCGAGCACCGGTTGCAGCCCAAGCTGCGTGAGGTCGCCGAGGGCGAGACCACGGTGCACGGCCCGTTCGAGCTCGAGTACTTCGCGGTCAACCACTCGATTCCCGACGCGCTGGCCGTGGCCATCCGCACCGGTGCGGGCGTTGTCCTGCACACCGGCGACATCAAGCTCGACCAGCTGCCGCTGGACGGTCGCCTCACCGACCTGGCCGGGTTCTCCCGCCTCGGCGACGAGGGTGTCGACCTGTTCCTGGTCGACTCCACCAACGCCGAGGTCCCCGGCTTCGTCACCCCCGAGCGCGAGATCGGCGGTGTGCTCGACAATGTGATCGGCAAGGCCACCAACCGCGTCATCGTGGCCTCGTTCGCCAGCCACGTGCACCGCATCCAGCAGGTCGTCGACGTCGCGCAGAAGTACAACCGCAAGGTCTGCTTCGTCGGCCGCTCGATGGTCCGCAACATGGAGATCGCGCAGGACCTCGGCTATCTCACGGTGCCCGACAATGTCGTGGTCACTCTCGATCAGGCCGCGAACCTGCCCGGCAACCGCCTGGTGCTCATCTCCACCGGTTCCCAGGGCGAGCCGCTCTCGGCGCTGTCCCGGATGGCGCGCGGCGAGCACCGCCAGATCAACATCCGCGCCGACGACCTGGTGGTGCTGGCGTCCTCGCTGATCCCCGGCAACGAGAACTCGGTGTTCGCCGTGGTCAACGGCCTGGCCCGGCTCGGCGCGACCGTGATCACCCAGCAGAACGCCAAGGTGCACGTCTCCGGGCACGCCTCCGCCGGTGAGCTGCTGTACCTGTACAACGCGGTGCGCCCGACCAACGCCATGCCCGTGCACGGCGAATGGCGGCACCTGCGCGCCAACGCCGCGCTGGCCGTGGCGACCGGTGTGCCCGAGGAGCGGGTCATGCTGGCCGAGGACGGCGTGGTGGTCGACCTGGTCGACGGCATCGCCTCCATCGTCGGCCGGGTACCGGTCGGGCACGTCTACGTCGACGGCCTGTCCGTCGGTGACGTCGGCGAGTCGACCCTGTCGGATCGCCTGGTGCTGGGCGAGGGTGGTTTCATCTCGATCACCATCGTCATCGACTCGACCACGGGCAAAGCGGTTAGCACGCCCGAGCTCAACGGGCGCGGCTTCTCCGACGACCGGACCGCGCTCGACGGCGCGAACGAACTGGTCGAGGCGGAGCTGCTGCGCCTGGCCGGCGAGGGCATCACCGACACCCACCGCATCGCCCAGGGCGTGCGCCGGGTGGTCGGACGCTGGGTCGCCGACGTCTACCGTCGTCGCCCGATGATCGTGCCGACGGTCGTCGCCGTCTGA
- a CDS encoding DUF4189 domain-containing protein yields MLTSAAVLGATAATLFAGHIAPAQAQSGNYGAIAVSVKPGVYGYATDYGSYADAEAGAMSACLRGGGGGGCDVKVSYRNGCGAIAISRGWWSYGSASTIGGAKREALNNNPGNASIKHWNCTSGYQL; encoded by the coding sequence ATGCTCACCAGCGCGGCCGTGCTGGGTGCCACCGCAGCCACGTTGTTCGCGGGACACATCGCACCGGCCCAGGCGCAGTCGGGCAACTACGGCGCCATCGCGGTGTCGGTCAAACCGGGGGTTTACGGATACGCCACCGACTACGGCAGCTACGCCGATGCCGAGGCCGGTGCCATGTCGGCCTGCCTGCGTGGCGGCGGCGGTGGCGGGTGCGACGTGAAGGTGTCCTACCGCAACGGGTGCGGGGCCATCGCGATCTCGCGCGGGTGGTGGAGCTACGGCTCCGCGTCGACGATCGGCGGCGCGAAACGCGAAGCGCTGAACAACAATCCGGGCAACGCCTCTATCAAGCACTGGAACTGCACCAGCGGCTACCAGCTCTAG